A window from Megalops cyprinoides isolate fMegCyp1 chromosome 8, fMegCyp1.pri, whole genome shotgun sequence encodes these proteins:
- the LOC118781883 gene encoding chymotrypsin A-like → MAFLWILSCLAFVGATYGCGVPAISPVITGYARIVNGEEAVPHSWPWQVSLQDYTGFHFCGGSLISEYWVVTAAHCGVRTSHRVILGEHDRSSNEEDTQTMRIAQVFKHPRYNGFTINNDITLIKLASPAQMSPRVSPVCVAETGDNFPGGMKCVTSGWGLTKHNAPDTPALLQQAALPLLDNTECKRYWGNKITDLMICAGASGASSCMGDSGGPLVCEKAGAWTLVGIVSWGSGTCSPNMPGVYARVTELRAWMDQTIAAN, encoded by the exons ATGGCCTTCCTGTGGATCCTCTCCTGCCTTGCCTTTGTTGGTGCCACCTATG GCTGTGGTGTTCCAGCCATCTCCCCAGTCATTACTGGTTATGCCAGGATTGTCAATGGTGAGGAGGCTGTTCCCCACTCCTGGCCTTGGCAGGTGTCTCTGCAG GATTACACCGGCTTCCACTTCTGTGGTGGCTCTCTGATCAGTGAGTACTGGGTTGTGACTGCTGCTCATTGTGGTGTGAG aaCTTCTCATCGTGTTATCCTTGGAGAGCATGATCGCTCCTCCAATGAGGAGGACACCCAGACCATGAGAATTGCCCAG GTCTTCAAGCACCCCCGCTATAACGGTTTCACCATCAACAATGACATCACCCTGATCAAGCTGGCCTCTCCTGCTCAGATGAGCCCCCgtgtgtcccctgtgtgtgtggctgagacCGGAGACAACTTCCCCGGTGGCATGAAATGTGTCACCTCTGGCTGGGGCCTGACCAAGCACAATG CTCCTGACACCCCCGCCCTCCTGCAGCAGGCTGCCCTTCCCCTCCTGGACAACACTGAGTGCAAGCGTTACTGGGGCAACAAGATCACCGATCTCATGATCTGCGCTGGAGCCTCCGGAGCCTCCTCCTGCATG GGTGACTCTGGTGGCCCCCTGGTCTGTGAGAAGGCTGGTGCCTGGACCCTGGTCGGTATTGTGTCTTGGGGCAGTGGCACTTGCTCTCCCAACATGCCAGGTGTTTATGCCCGCGTCACAGAGCTCCGTGCTTGGATGGACCAGACCATTGCTGCCAACTAA